Genomic window (Planctomycetota bacterium):
CGACGGCATCGCCTCCCTCGTCCGCCTCGCCGCCGCCGCCCAGCAACTCGGCCACCGTTCAAGCGTCGACCTGCCGTCGATGTCCGAGATGCAGAGCCGCCTCAGCGAGCTGATGGCCCAAGCGGAGAACCAGAACATCCGCATCTTCGCCTACAACGCTTCGCTTGCACCGACGACAGACGAAACGCAGCCTGCCGAGGAGCCAGGTACCGAAACCGGCGATTCCGTCGAGCAAGCAGTTTTGGGTAGTTGGCAGGTCCGCGGTGGCGCGAGCGCGTTTGGCACGTTCACGTTCGAAGCGGATGGAACCGCCACAGTGGTGCTTGTCGCCTCACGCTCTGGTTCCGCTGATTCGCTGGAGATTGACGGCCGATGGGCGATCGTCGGGCAGGACGTTGTAATCGAGCACACGGAGCAGTCCAACGGCGAGCCAATCCCAGAGGACGAGCGATTCACTGGGTTGCCCTTTGAGTTCGAGAATGGCGAGCTCATCTTGAGAAATGGCAACGGCGACCAGCTGGCGCGTGTGAACGAGTGATCGTCCGTGTCTAGGTTCCTGCTACACTGCCATGTCGCTAGGGGTGGCCCGGCCCGTTGCCGAGCCTGAGAAACACCCTTGGAACCTGACCCGGTTCGCACCGGCGTAGGGAAGCGCACCGTGACGAGCGATCCACTCGACATCCTGCTTCGGCACTTCGCGTGGGCCAACCGCGTCGTCCTCGACGCGTGCCGACCGCTGTCACGCGAGCAGCTCCACCAGTCATTCGACATCGGCCTCGGCAGCGTCCACGCGACAGTGCTTCACATTGTCTGCTGCGTCGAGGGCTGGACGCAACGCGCCCAAGGCAACCCCTGGACGACACAGGACGCCGAAGCGGCAGCTTCGGATTCAGCCATTGCGATCGACGCGCTCATCGCTCGGAGCGACCGTGCAACCCATGCGATCGGTCAATTCACCGAGGAACTTCGTCGAAACGACCAGCTCGGCTACGTCCACGAGAGCACCTTTCACCCGAAGGACGCACCTCCGGTGACCGTCCGCTTCACCAACGGGGCGGCCATCACGCACTGTCTCGTCCACGGTCAGTACCACCGCGCCCAAGCCGTCAACATGCTTCGCCGTCTGGGTGTCACCCCGTTGCCCGAGGTCGACATCATGGACTGGCACCACGAAGTCGAAGGAAACGCACCATGACTCGCCCCCAAGATCCCGCTCTCAAAACGACCACCCCGAAGCCGTTGGCAGAGCGCAGCGTCGCCACGGGTCTGCGTGCAACAGAAACCCGAACCGACACGATGCGTCGTCCCTGGACCTTCCCCCCTATTGGCTCCAACCCCGGGAACGAACCGCGTGCCACCACCCCCGGCTCCTTCGCCAACGCCCCCGACATCGGCGGCCCGCTGACCTTCAGCAGCCCCGACTCCGCCGCCATGCCCGCGCCGAGCGACAAGACGGCGTGGGACTTCCTGCCAGAAGGCTGGACAACCATCCTGACGCCGAAGGCTGAGTGCAGCGATGCCTCGGAGCGAGCGACCAAGATCTTCCAACAAGCCGACGGACAACAACGCACTGTCACCTACCCCTCCGACTTCACCCCGCTGACTCAGCTCGAGTACGCCCGTCTCGGACAAATCACGCCCGAGATGCAACGCGTCGCCGAGCGGGAGCCGCACCTCACGCCCGCCCAAGTGCGCGACGAGGTCGCCGCCGGCCGCATGGTCATCCCGGCGAACAGAAAGCACCTCGCCCACCAGC
Coding sequences:
- a CDS encoding DinB family protein; amino-acid sequence: MTSDPLDILLRHFAWANRVVLDACRPLSREQLHQSFDIGLGSVHATVLHIVCCVEGWTQRAQGNPWTTQDAEAAASDSAIAIDALIARSDRATHAIGQFTEELRRNDQLGYVHESTFHPKDAPPVTVRFTNGAAITHCLVHGQYHRAQAVNMLRRLGVTPLPEVDIMDWHHEVEGNAP